The sequence GGGGAATTCTCTaataagtatttaagttaAGGATTTTTTTACATATTTCTAATCTCATCGGCTATTGAATTGCATTCATTAGATGTGTTGGTagatttaatatatgtaacaTACATGCAATCCAACGGTCGAGATTAGAAATATATAACCAACtcttaacataaaatacttattggaTAATTTTCTATGCATCTCATACTAGATAGCAGAGCACTTGCCAAATATTAGCCCTAAtttgaacaaaacaaaaatacttaTCTTCATTACGATTACACCATGCactgttttcaaatttcatgcaAGCCCTAAACTTCACCTCTGTGAGCCTGAGAGAGAAAAAGTGCACGGTTATCGagattaagaaagaaaattttcaatccAAGGCAAAGGGCATCCTATTATATATTCCAGAGTTAAAACATGATGAGGTAATGGTTGagaaatatagacaaatgctcaagatatataattaattataactaaataattagttttaaaaatgttCAGTTCAGTCTTTAGAAGAGTTCCAAGAGTAAGAAGAAGTAAAAACgacaacaataaaaacaaatcattTTAATGGTAACTTGGTAAGGATCCAAATTTTGGAGAGATGAAGTCAGATGAATGCGATAACCCACTTGACAATCAAATTAACCAATGAGGTCACTTTTTTTGGTAATATCTCTACGAATTCAtagcaaaaaaacaaaaatccctTGGAACCTAAGCTTCAATGTCATGACTtatcttttgaaattttattagaGATGTGCGATACTAGAGGCACTAACATAATATTCTAACTGATGTGGTCgtgtttcatttgtttctaTTTGGTTCACTTTAAAACTTTATTTGGTGACTctagtattattatttcttgatTGATGTAGCGATCAAAGATAATTAAGGATTAATAACTGGGTGTGCTTTAGCCAATAGAATCTCTCTATATATGTCATTGCCGCGTTGAACAATATGTACGCAAGAAATATTGCCAAAGACTGCATATGTCGGTGGGCGTGTGTGTGTCAACCAACTTAAGACACAATTAGCAAATCAATGATTAATTTGCCAAATTTTCACAACCAGGGCAATTTGTCGTTTGCTAATTGTCTCTCATAGTTGTCCTCATCGTTGCTGTTGTTATCTTTCTCTTTCAAGTTGACCCAggaaaaactttaaaatacTAGTGTCGAATTAATTAGTACAAATTAAAAGCTTGTTCAGCAAGCTACACTTCTTGTTCGCATAAGGAAGGGACAATAGAATACTAAAATAACTCTTTTTGAAGACAGTGCTAGGCAACTACAACATTATTCCTAGAAAGTTACCTAAATACATGGTGATGAAGACAACATATAAAACAAGCACCATTTCGATCGTGACATAACATTTTTGCAAATCTTGACTAGTAAAACCTTTTTTATCGAGTTCATTTGGCACCCAGCAACAGAAGACCGGAAACTGTGATCATAATACGTCACCGCGACGTAAATTTAGTTTATTCTGCAATTAGTTTATTCGTACTGTGTTTTTGAATGCATTAAGCAGGGGTTGATTTGAGTATTAACAAGAATATGAAAGAGATTAATTCCTTATTCGTTGAGAAAAGACTTAACGAGTACAGGTATTACTTGCTGGAACTCATATATAAAACCatctttcaaatttcaataacaaCAAAGACATATAAATACTACTAAACCCTGGTACATGGCCAGTTTTCGCCTCAGTCATCGTCGACATACACAGTTTCTTGCGTAAACAAGCCACCAAACACCTTCCTCACTTCCTTGTTCGCATCCGTTTGCTTGGCCTTAGGCTTTGGCTGCTCCTTCGGTTTCAAAGAAGCCAGTTTTGGAGTTGGAACTTGCTTGGCAACCGCTTTCTGCCGAGGTAAAGTCCGAGCCTTTGCCTGTCCTCGGACAGTGGCAATCTGCACTTTTGGTGTCTCTATAGACTTTTGAACTGTGTCTGCAAGTTGTGAGCTAAACTTGTCCCAGGACAGCCCTGAGCCAATATCTTTTGCCTTGTTGAAGAGGCTGTCTATTGTGCCCCCTGCAGCCTCAGCCTTCACTTGAGCATCTTCAGCTAAAGTAGTTGCTCGAGCTTCTTGCTCAGTCAGCTTTTTTACCTCTTCTTCAAGTTTCTTCGTCGCTTCAGCTGCTTCGCGAGCTCTCTCAGCAGCTGTTATTGCCGCTTCCTCTGCTTTTGCCTTTGCAATTGATTCTGCATAAGCTTTCCTTCTTCCATCCTCAGGGATGGTACTAGAGGCaataaaaacacacacaaagtCAGACAATTTTCCATCAAAAGCAGATCATTCTTGCGCAacttatgaatttgatttagtTACCATCACAACTTGATGAAATTCAGCATTAGTCTTCaagaaacatgagaaatataTAGAGACTAATGGAGAAAATAGCAAATTAACCGGATTGAAAGTTAATGAAAACAGAACATTTGTGTAAATCAAATTGCATTGTACAATAAAGACTTGGATATTTCTCTTTGCATTAGATAACGGCAAAAACTTGTGCTCCATGGTACCTGAAAAGCTGATCCACAGGCTTGGAGGGTGCTGATGGATCAGTATATACTTCCACAACCTTTCCCAGCATcagaaataaatatttaatcaatTAGATAAGTAACCAATTAATGTATTTATACGAGTTGTTACATACccataaaatataatatagaaAACCACAAAGATTAATGTTCTTTGATCACATCTCTCGTAAGGCTGAAACCTGCTGAAATAGATGAATTTCAATTGAATTTCGTCTCTACGAGAGATGTAATCAACAATGTGATTCGAAAATGTGGTACAAAAGTACCGAACCAAATTTACTTTCAAGTAGACAAGGTACCTTATTTTCCGCCACAGAAGTGTTTAAGAAAACATCGGCCACCAGGTTTGCAATCTGAGCCTTGGCTACCTAGTGTGTGCAATGTTCAATATTATCAGGAAAGGTAATGtcaacacaaaataaaataaaaaatcaaatgaaagcATTCACTATTATTGCATACATTACATTACTTTGTAGTCGTTTGCACCTCCGCTTCCTTCAGCTGAAACGACAACGTTGTATGAGCTCTCAGGCGAAAAATCTTcagtcaaacttgtttttatAAACGTGTAGCTGACACCCGTTTCGATGACTTTTTGCAAAAATTCAGCTACAGTCAACGGCTGAGATCCCGAGAAGAGGTTGTTAAAGAATGAAGAGAGGCCATCTAGTACATTGTAAGTTGATACACCCGATGTGTTCCTGTCGTAGATTATTGCCACATGGCCAACGCCGGCCAGCTGGGCAGCTTGTATTACTAGTAAGGCGTCAAATGGGGTAACTTCGGCCGTTGGACCGTTCTCGGCGGGGCCGATTGTGACGACAACTTTGCTGGCGTTTCCGATGGCTTTGGCAATGGCCTCGGCATCTTGGAAGACGGATTCAACCGCGTTGAGGCGTTTTGATTCTTCGTTTGATATGATCTACGATGTTGATGAAAGTTGGAGCAAAAATGTTAGGACCAATGCTATCAAATGCTCAGGGCATAGTTTATCCATTTTACATAACAATTTTTTGCAACAGAAATTCAACAAGGCGTCCGTCCTTTGTTAAATGATAGATTTTTGCATTGATAATGTTGATAATATGTGTTAATAATGATGTATCGATAACATGTCGATACATTTTGTTATTGACAAAATATtgacaacaaaataaaaattgatcaAAACGCAACTCTGTATAATCATTTAAACTCTCTTTTAACTTCTTCGATAATAAGTATTCTACCACTAAAGTTACAAACAGAAGATAGCATATCTTTTGCTTG comes from Prunus dulcis chromosome 6, ALMONDv2, whole genome shotgun sequence and encodes:
- the LOC117632809 gene encoding protein PLASTID TRANSCRIPTIONALLY ACTIVE 16, chloroplastic, producing MAATLTSNSFLLTSTPNSRATTTLKNPRLSVLAKRAGPLSAFRFGKSGGDGSSSDEGQADDSTNSSSFRFDFGKIPDVKSLIPVVSRPSLGLSFGNPRTKDPRTVFVAGATGQAGVRIAQTLLREGFSVRAGVPELGAAQELARVASKYKIISNEESKRLNAVESVFQDAEAIAKAIGNASKVVVTIGPAENGPTAEVTPFDALLVIQAAQLAGVGHVAIIYDRNTSGVSTYNVLDGLSSFFNNLFSGSQPLTVAEFLQKVIETGVSYTFIKTSLTEDFSPESSYNVVVSAEGSGGANDYKVAKAQIANLVADVFLNTSVAENKVVEVYTDPSAPSKPVDQLFSTIPEDGRRKAYAESIAKAKAEEAAITAAERAREAAEATKKLEEEVKKLTEQEARATTLAEDAQVKAEAAGGTIDSLFNKAKDIGSGLSWDKFSSQLADTVQKSIETPKVQIATVRGQAKARTLPRQKAVAKQVPTPKLASLKPKEQPKPKAKQTDANKEVRKVFGGLFTQETVYVDDD